A DNA window from Luteolibacter luteus contains the following coding sequences:
- the xylA gene encoding xylose isomerase encodes MAYFPDIPKIVYEGSKSKNPLAFKHYNPDEVIEGKTMRDHMRFGAAYWHVMRNSLSDPFGGGTAVTPWDDQSDSVDNAKKRADVFFEFLEKIDIDYYCFHDRDIAPELNDFTKSTEALNAVVDHLAGLQKSTGKKLLWGTACLFSHGRYSQGAGTSPDARVFAYAAAQVKAAMDATHKLGGEGYTFWGGREGYATLLNTDMKRELDHLAALLHMAVAYAKKIGYTGQFYIEPKPREPSTHQYDSDSAACLNFLRQYNLLDHFKLNIETNHATLAGHTMEHELTVALGSNALGSIDANQGDTLLGWDTDQFPSDLYGTTKVMLKVLEMGGFTTGGLNFDAKRRRESHEPIDLFYAHIGGMDAFARGLKTAAAIRADGRIEDFVKARYASWDSGIGQRIESGSTNFDELTEWVKQNGEPVVASGRQELLENILNELL; translated from the coding sequence ATGGCATACTTCCCGGACATTCCCAAGATCGTCTACGAGGGTTCGAAATCCAAGAATCCGCTCGCCTTCAAACATTACAATCCCGACGAGGTTATCGAAGGGAAAACCATGCGTGATCACATGCGCTTCGGCGCCGCCTATTGGCACGTGATGCGCAATAGCTTGTCCGACCCCTTCGGCGGCGGTACCGCGGTGACCCCGTGGGACGACCAGTCCGACTCGGTGGACAATGCCAAGAAGCGCGCTGACGTATTCTTCGAGTTCCTCGAGAAGATCGATATCGACTACTACTGCTTCCACGACCGCGACATCGCGCCGGAGCTGAATGACTTCACCAAGTCCACGGAGGCACTCAATGCCGTGGTGGATCACCTGGCTGGCCTCCAGAAGTCCACCGGCAAGAAGCTTCTCTGGGGCACCGCTTGCCTCTTCTCCCACGGCCGCTATTCGCAGGGTGCCGGCACCTCTCCGGATGCCCGCGTCTTCGCCTATGCCGCCGCGCAGGTGAAGGCCGCCATGGACGCCACCCACAAGCTGGGCGGTGAAGGCTACACCTTCTGGGGTGGCCGCGAAGGCTACGCCACTCTGTTGAATACGGACATGAAGCGCGAGCTGGATCACCTCGCCGCGCTGCTTCACATGGCCGTGGCCTACGCGAAGAAGATCGGCTACACCGGCCAATTCTACATCGAGCCGAAGCCGCGCGAACCCTCCACGCACCAGTACGATTCCGATTCCGCTGCCTGCCTGAATTTCCTCCGCCAGTACAACCTGCTGGACCACTTCAAGCTGAACATCGAAACCAACCACGCCACGCTGGCCGGCCACACCATGGAGCACGAGCTCACCGTGGCCCTCGGCTCCAACGCGCTGGGCTCCATCGATGCCAACCAGGGCGACACGCTTCTCGGCTGGGACACCGACCAATTCCCGAGCGACCTCTACGGCACCACCAAGGTGATGCTGAAGGTGCTCGAGATGGGCGGCTTCACCACCGGCGGCCTGAACTTCGATGCGAAGCGCCGTCGTGAGTCGCACGAACCGATCGACCTCTTCTACGCCCACATCGGCGGCATGGACGCCTTCGCCCGCGGCCTCAAGACCGCCGCCGCCATCCGTGCGGACGGACGAATCGAGGACTTCGTGAAGGCCCGCTACGCCAGTTGGGACAGTGGCATCGGCCAGCGCATCGAAAGCGGCAGCACCAACTTCGATGAACTGACCGAGTGGGTGAAGCAAAACGGCGAACCTGTCGTCGCCTCCGGCCGCCAAGAGCTGCTGGAAAACATCCTCAACGAACTTCTGTGA
- the phoU gene encoding phosphate signaling complex protein PhoU, with amino-acid sequence MHSDTPHILREFDQAFANLRNEVIAMAGQARLNLERAMQGLLNRDLERCKAAIADDDEVDEAELRIDRLGMETLVRFHPVASDLRQVITSMKVAANLERVSDHATNIAKRARKMLARPECAEVSFLEPLYALADQQMRDALSAYTDRNAELGQSLQLKDKELDKMHKRLVATFSARLEEGGDRAEDFLHLIFVARSLERIGDLAKNIGEDAVFLDQNRDIRYDRHNRPPSEEEEVSAE; translated from the coding sequence ATGCACTCGGATACCCCACATATTCTCCGCGAGTTCGATCAGGCCTTCGCCAATCTTCGCAACGAGGTCATCGCCATGGCCGGTCAGGCCCGTCTCAACCTGGAGCGCGCCATGCAGGGCCTTCTCAACCGCGACCTTGAACGCTGCAAGGCGGCGATTGCGGATGATGATGAAGTGGACGAGGCAGAACTGCGCATCGACCGCCTTGGCATGGAAACGCTGGTCCGCTTCCACCCGGTGGCAAGCGATTTGCGCCAAGTGATCACTTCGATGAAGGTCGCAGCGAATCTGGAACGCGTCTCAGATCACGCCACCAATATCGCCAAGCGGGCTCGCAAGATGCTCGCCCGGCCGGAGTGCGCGGAGGTCAGCTTCTTGGAGCCGCTCTATGCGCTCGCCGACCAGCAGATGCGCGATGCCCTTTCCGCCTATACGGACAGGAATGCCGAGCTCGGCCAGTCCCTGCAGTTGAAGGACAAGGAGCTCGACAAGATGCATAAGCGCCTGGTCGCCACCTTCAGCGCCCGGCTGGAGGAGGGGGGAGATCGGGCCGAGGATTTCCTTCACCTGATTTTCGTGGCCCGGTCTTTGGAGCGGATCGGCGATCTCGCGAAGAACATCGGGGAAGACGCAGTGTTCCTCGATCAGAACCGCGACATTCGCTACGACCGGCACAATCGTCCTCCGAGCGAGGAGGAAGAGGTGTCGGCGGAGTGA